In Populus alba chromosome 4, ASM523922v2, whole genome shotgun sequence, the genomic window CTGTGTGATAACAGAAATGCTGGAGAACAGTACCAGGCAAGCCTCCTCGTTTGATTGAAGACTGCATGTCGGAACCTAAGCCACCTTAAAATCTCGGATGCCTAATATTAAGTGATGGAGACTTGATACTCGCTCATGATCACAACAAATTACGTTGGAGTTGCAACTTGCAGGGGTTCCATCCTGGGCAACAGACCAGCCAAACTTAGTTCCTCAAGTTAATCCATTGCTTGCCTAGCAaagcaaacaataataataataaaaagttgttCTCCTTACAGATGCATGAGGTTGCATAGCATTTTAAGAAGAGGGAGAAAAATATGCAGGCATGTTTATGCTGTGCATGACTATGTGGACTAGTCCAATCCAAGCAAGCCTTTTAAATGATCCAATTGtttatgtagattttttttttcttttaattttccttgTCGTTACAGGAGTgtatggaaagaaaaaaggacAAGTAAAAGTCCATTAATGCGTGAAGTATCGTGAGGAAGCAATAAACCTTGGATGTGATTATGGAGCAGATAAACCAAGAAAGAATACctgtttctctgttttttttttctcgttcaAATCCTGCATAACAAAAAACTGAAGAATCAACGGCATCTTACGAGATATTAACTTCGGGGATGTGGGCAATGACGGGCCAATAATCTCCTCTCTCTTTCAAGCATCGTTCCTTCAGAAGAGGGCTGCTACGGATACGTAAATATCCAAGTGAGAGAGGCAAGCCTTCCCTGGGGAAGACCCGGAGTTTAGGGCACTCAAAAATGTATAGATCTTCAAGGGAAGTGAGGTGTTGGAGGCCACTGGATATCGATTTAAGATTCTCCAGATTAGAGATCTCAAGACAAGTTAACAAAGTGGGAAGCAGCAGACCTTCATCATCCGGAAAGCGATCCACATCTATTGTAGATTCGACTGCGAATCGTTTAAGAGAGGTGAGCATGCGGAGTCCCCACTCTGACACTGGCAGTGTAATTTTGCAACTCCTAATTTCGAGAAAAGTCAGGTTAGGTGGCAAGCCCCCTTTGGGGAACGACTTCAACTCATTGCACCGACATATCCTCAAGGTAGTGAGATGGAAGAGGAAATGCAGGGGTGGCAATAACGGTATTCTGCAATTGAAAATATCAAGTTCCTTTAGAGAGATAGGAAACTCGCCAGTTGGGAAGGTTGTGGCAGATAAATCCTGTAGTGTTAAATGCTCAAGATTAGAGCAAGACGTCTCCCTTGCATCACGTTGCAAAATCCCCTCCGGAAGAGACCAAGAAATGTTCAAGTCCTTGAGTGTTTTTGGCAACTTCCCCTTAGGAAGCCATTTTAGGGATGGACAAGCAGTAACTACCAACTTTTCAAGAAGGCTGTCGTTCACCACTGTCATCATTCCATCGGGCAACGATCTCAGAGAACCACAATGTGAAATCTGAAGAcgtttgagagagagaggcaaaCCTGCTCCTTCAGAAAAGCACTCTAGTTTTCTGCAACAACGTATTGTCAAGTCTCTGAGCGATGTGAGGCTGCTCAGCCCATCTGCCAGCTTCTCCAAGTTACTACAGTTTTGCACCGACAAAACCTCAAGATTGCAAGGCAAAATCCCTTCCTCGCCCTCTACCAGCGACAGGAGCTGCTCACAGCCTAAGATCCGTAAACGTTTTAAACTAGAAAGTTTGTCTAAATCAACCCCATCTTGCCACAAGTACGTCAATTCATCACACCATTCAAGATCAAGATCTTCAAGCGCCACCAAGGCCTGCACGAGCTCATCATGTAAGCTTACAAGGCCGGAAATTTGAATTAACTGTAAGCTTGCGAGGGATGTTAGATCAGGCGCAGCTCTGAAAGCGAGAATCACCCCTTGACATCTTTCGATGCGAAGCTTTTTGAGTGAAGGAAGGCAACTTGGCAAATCTCCAATCAACCTCGGACAATATTTCAAGGTAAGCTCACTGAGTTTAGGAAATTTTCCCAGAGTACTTTCATTGACACCGTCAGACCACAACCATCGCTCCCACCCCAACATATCGTCGATGTATAAAGTCTCAAGAGATTGGAAATCCTCAGCATACACTTCTTTCACCCCATCCATTCCTTCTATCCTCAAATGGCTTAGAGCAGGGAGTTTTCCAACCGATGAAAGTGATGTGATCTTGCGACATGTAAGAAGCTTTAGGTGCACTAATTTAGAATAACAGCTATCCCCTATCCATGATGGAAACTCGGTACCGCCATATGATGTAACTGACAGCTCTTCTAGACTTCGGTGAGGCTTTAATGAGTCGAGGACGTGCAGTTCATTCCTTTCATTTCGTAGTGGATCATCAAAATTACTAATCCAATGCAAGGCTAAGTCACATAGACCTGTCTTCTCTTTCAGATTTGCAAGTTCTGCATCTCGAACATTCACCTTCTGCAACCCCTCTATTTTAAGCTGCCCTTGTAAATGCGAAAGCTTCATCAACTCCGTTATCCCAAGCCCTTTTCCTTCTCCCACGATAAACTTAGGCAACATGCGAAGATTTATCAAGTTGCTTATCTGCGGAGGCATCTCCAGCAACCCATCTGTATCTCTAATATCAAGGCActgcaaattaattaaattgacaaCACATGTGGGCAACTCAACAAGCTTCTGGCACCCACGTAACCTCAAAGTCTGCAAGTTG contains:
- the LOC118038985 gene encoding putative disease resistance RPP13-like protein 1 isoform X1; this encodes MEVVGEVFLSALLEPLLRKLTSGDLLNFVRKTQVEKELNKWRRRLSEIDAVLKDADEKQITSSTVKIWLTKLRDLAYDVEDVLDEFQTEALASKVRAESQASSSTVRKLLPTCCAGLNPSAIELNMRTGSRLRDITTRLEAIAKEKNELDVGIMAEQRPKGVKKRVTTSLVKESHVCGRDDDKKAILELLMNDDASNLEYSVIPIIGMGGIGKTTLAQFVYNDESVKFDCKAWVCVSDDFYIPRITKTILQHSGSCEHKDLNVLQETLKDKLSGKKFLIVLDDVWSNNYDDWTALFLPFSAGARGSKVIITTRIEDIASKMGSVRAYTLERLSFDECLRIFTQHALDSENFDAHLELKEIGEEIVGKCKGLPLVAKTLGGLLRHKQNLEEWEDILSSEMLNLSETESDILSALRLSYSHLPSHLKQCFAYCAIFPKDYEFEEGELVSLWMAEGFLNQKRKKKHMEDLGHEYFRDLSSRSLFQQSSSNKSRFIMHDLISDLARFVSGEICFYLDDTKKEPCSVESYAAVRHSSFTSHRHDISQRFDVFNEMKNLRTFLALPPYLLPCHHLSSKVLDDLVPKLKCLRALSLAGYCVEELPNSIGTLKLLRYLNLSYTWIKRLPESLGELFNLQTLRLRGCQKLVELPTCVVNLINLQCLDIRDTDGLLEMPPQISNLINLRMLPKFIVGEGKGLGITELMKLSHLQGQLKIEGLQKVNVRDAELANLKEKTGLCDLALHWISNFDDPLRNERNELHVLDSLKPHRSLEELSVTSYGGTEFPSWIGDSCYSKLVHLKLLTCRKITSLSSVGKLPALSHLRIEGMDGVKEVYAEDFQSLETLYIDDMLGWERWLWSDGVNESTLGKFPKLSELTLKYCPRLIGDLPSCLPSLKKLRIERCQGVILAFRAAPDLTSLASLQLIQISGLVSLHDELVQALVALEDLDLEWCDELTYLWQDGVDLDKLSSLKRLRILGCEQLLSLVEGEEGILPCNLEVLSVQNCSNLEKLADGLSSLTSLRDLTIRCCRKLECFSEGAGLPLSLKRLQISHCGSLRSLPDGMMTVVNDSLLEKLVVTACPSLKWLPKGKLPKTLKDLNISWSLPEGILQRDARETSCSNLEHLTLQDLSATTFPTGEFPISLKELDIFNCRIPLLPPLHFLFHLTTLRICRCNELKSFPKGGLPPNLTFLEIRSCKITLPVSEWGLRMLTSLKRFAVESTIDVDRFPDDEGLLLPTLLTCLEISNLENLKSISSGLQHLTSLEDLYIFECPKLRVFPREGLPLSLGYLRIRSSPLLKERCLKERGDYWPVIAHIPEVNISMEPLQVATPT
- the LOC118038985 gene encoding putative disease resistance RPP13-like protein 1 isoform X2, producing the protein MEVVGEVFLSALLEPLLRKLTSGDLLNFVRKTQVEKELNKWRRRLSEIDAVLKDADEKQITSSTVKIWLTKLRDLAYDVEDVLDEFQTEALASKVRAESQASSSTVRKLLPTCCAGLNPSAIELNMRTGSRLRDITTRLEAIAKEKNELDVGIMAEQRPKGVKKRVTTSLVKESHVCGRDDDKKAILELLMNDDASNLEYSVIPIIGMGGIGKTTLAQFVYNDESVKFDCKAWVCVSDDFYIPRITKTILQHSGSCEHKDLNVLQETLKDKLSGKKFLIVLDDVWSNNYDDWTALFLPFSAGARGSKVIITTRIEDIASKMGSVRAYTLERLSFDECLRIFTQHALDSENFDAHLELKEIGEEIVGKCKGLPLVAKTLGGLLRHKQNLEEWEDILSSEMLNLSETESDILSALRLSYSHLPSHLKQCFAYCAIFPKDYEFEEGELVSLWMAEGFLNQKRKKKHMEDLGHEYFRDLSSRSLFQQSSSNKSRFIMHDLISDLARFVSGEICFYLDDTKKEPCSVESYAAVRHSSFTSHRHDISQRFDVFNEMKNLRTFLALPPYLLPCHHLSSKVLDDLVPKLKCLRALSLAGYCVEELPNSIGTLKLLRYLNLSYTWIKRLPESLGELFNLQTLRLRGCQKLVELPTCVVNLINLQCLDIRDTDGLLEMPPQISNLINLRMLPKFIVGEGKGLGITELMKLSHLQGQLKIEGLQKVNVRDAELANLKEKTGLCDLALHWISNFDDPLRNERNELHVLDSLKPHRSLEELSVTSYGGTEFPSWIGDSCYSKLVHLKLLTCRKITSLSSVGKLPALSHLRIEGMDGVKEVYAEDFQSLETLYIDDMLGWERWLWSDGVNESTLGKFPKLSELTLKYCPRLIGDLPSCLPSLKKLRIERCQGVILAFRAAPDLTSLASLQLIQISGLVSLHDELVQALVALEDLDLEWCDELTYLWQDGVDLDKLSSLKRLRILGCEQLLSLVEGEEGILPCNLEVLSVQNCSNLEKLADGLSSLTSLRDLTIRCCRKLECFSEGAGLPLSLKRLQISHCGSLRSLPDGMMTVVNDSLLEKLVVTACPSLKWLPKGKLPKTLKDLNISWSLPEGILQRDARETSCSNLEHLTLQDLSATTFPTGEFPISLKELDIFNCRIPLLPPLHFLFHLTTLRICRCNELKSFPKGGLPPNLTFLEIRSCKITLPVSEWGLRMLTSLKRFAVESTIDVDRFPDDEGLLLPTLLTCLEISNLENLKSISSGLQHLTSLEDLYIFECPKLRVFPREGLPLSLGYLRIRSSPLLKERCLKERGDYWPVIAHIPEVNISQAMD
- the LOC118038985 gene encoding putative disease resistance RPP13-like protein 1 isoform X3; the protein is MEVVGEVFLSALLEPLLRKLTSGDLLNFVRKTQVEKELNKWRRRLSEIDAVLKDADEKQITSSTVKIWLTKLRDLAYDVEDVLDEFQTEALASKVRAESQASSSTVRKLLPTCCAGLNPSAIELNMRTGSRLRDITTRLEAIAKEKNELDVGIMAEQRPKGVKKRVTTSLVKESHVCGRDDDKKAILELLMNDDASNLEYSVIPIIGMGGIGKTTLAQFVYNDESVKFDCKAWVCVSDDFYIPRITKTILQHSGSCEHKDLNVLQETLKDKLSGKKFLIVLDDVWSNNYDDWTALFLPFSAGARGSKVIITTRIEDIASKMGSVRAYTLERLSFDECLRIFTQHALDSENFDAHLELKEIGEEIVGKCKGLPLVAKTLGGLLRHKQNLEEWEDILSSEMLNLSETESDILSALRLSYSHLPSHLKQCFAYCAIFPKDYEFEEGELVSLWMAEGFLNQKRKKKHMEDLGHEYFRDLSSRSLFQQSSSNKSRFIMHDLISDLARFVSGEICFYLDDTKKEPCSVESYAAVRHSSFTSHRHDISQRFDVFNEMKNLRTFLALPPYLLPCHHLSSKVLDDLVPKLKCLRALSLAGYCVEELPNSIGTLKLLRYLNLSYTWIKRLPESLGELFNLQTLRLRGCQKLVELPTCVVNLINLQCLDIRDTDGLLEMPPQISNLINLRMLPKFIVGEGKGLGITELMKLSHLQGQLKIEGLQKVNVRDAELANLKEKTGLCDLALHWISNFDDPLRNERNELHVLDSLKPHRSLEELSVTSYGGTEFPSWIGDSCYSKLVHLKLLTCRKITSLSSVGKLPALSHLRIEGMDGVKEVYAEDFQSLETLYIDDMLGWERWLWSDGVNESTLGKFPKLSELTLKYCPRLIGDLPSCLPSLKKLRIERCQGVILAFRAAPDLTSLASLQLIQISGLVSLHDELVQALVALEDLDLEWCDELTYLWQDGVDLDKLSSLKRLRILGCEQLLSLVEGEEGILPCNLEVLSVQNCSNLEKLADGLSSLTSLRDLTIRCCRKLECFSEGAGLPLSLKRLQISHCGSLRSLPDGMMTVVNDSLLEKLVVTACPSLKWLPKGKLPKTLKDLNISWSLPEGILQRDARETSCSNLEHLTLQDLSATTFPTGEFPISLKELDIFNCRIPLLPPLHFLFHLTTLRICRCNELKSFPKGGLPPNLTFLEIRSCKITLPVSEWGLRMLTSLKRFAVESTIDVDRFPDDEGLLLPTLLTCLEISNLENLKSISSGLQHLTSLEDLYIFECPKLRVFPREGLPLSLGYLRIRSSPLLKERCLKERGDYWPVIAHIPEVNIS